Proteins encoded by one window of Dreissena polymorpha isolate Duluth1 chromosome 11, UMN_Dpol_1.0, whole genome shotgun sequence:
- the LOC127850791 gene encoding feeding circuit activating peptides-like codes for MTVIQKLMSGLVMTLICAGIKCGAQRGPGRSNHLSKLFLHSFKPTTTEAPLSGAMMSNVLPSPAAPISALFVDGKRDVDMSDKDEKERQLDTLGGIYAFDYRPPRSVDEYEEAPEYYSADEDETDQQKRGFDTLGHMQLHGYKRGFDTLGNMQLHGYKRGLDTLGNMQLHSYYKRGFDTLGNMQLHSYYKRRPFDTLGGSRLHSGYKRFLSSLGGTNIHSYKRSIDDQPEDKRFLSTLGGNYIHSGFNRLADKRRYLSTLGGTNIYNYKRGLDSLGGANLHGAFKRYLSSLGGTHIHDYGMKRTLPSFGEVNKHGGFNMAGDVEANPEIYPFEVEDKDGNLNDETNEGDDVLDKRSLDTLGGFGLHRYRRSDAKVQNKNAAIKFENMHDT; via the exons atgacGGTAATCCAAAAGTTGATGTCAGGTTTGGTGATGACGCTCATATGTGCTGGAATAAAATGCGGAGCTCAACGTGGACCG GGGCGCTCCAATCATCTCAGCAAGTTGTTCTTACATTCATTTAAACCAACAACGACAGAGGCTCCCTTATCGGGCGCAATGATGAGCAACGTCCTGCCATCCCCTGCCGCGCCAATCAGTGCACTTTTCGTTGACGGCAAACGTGATGTGGATATGTCGGATAaa GACGAAAAAGAACGGCAGCTGGATACACTGGGTGGTATCTATGCCTTTGATTACAGACCACCTAGATCTGTGGACGAATATGAAG AGGCCCCTGAGTATTATTCAGCGGACGAGGACGAAACTGATCAACAGAAACGAGGCTTTGACACCCTCGGTCATATGCAGCTACATGGCTACAAAAGGGGCTTCGATACGCTTGGCAACATGCAACTCCATGGCTACAAGCGAGGCCTCGACACGCTCGGAAACATGCAACTGCACAGCTATTATAAACGTGGTTTCGATACGCTAGGCAATATGCAACTTCATAGCTACTACAAGCGCCGTCCCTTTGACACTCTCGGAGGTTCCCGGCTACACTCGGGTTACAAACGCTTCCTGTCGTCACTCGGAGGAACAAATATCCACAGCTATAAAAGGAGCATAGACGACCAACCCGAAGACAAACGATTCCTTTCTACTCTCGGTGGTAATTATATCCACAGCGGGTTCAATCGCCTCGCGGACAAGCGACGGTACCTGTCGACACTCGGCGgaacaaatatatacaactacAAAAGAGGACTGGATAGTCTAGGTGGAGCAAACCTTCATGGGGCGTTTAAACGATATCTGAGCTCCTTGGGTGGTACCCACATTCACGATTATGGCATGAAAAGAACGCTGCCTTCGTTCGGAGAAGTAAATAAGCATGGTGGTTTTAATATGGCTGGCGACGTGGAAGCTAACCCCGAAATTTACCCCTTTGAAGTCGAAGATAAAGACGGCAATCTCAATGATGAAACTAATGAAGGCGACGATGTACTTGACAAACGCAGTCTGGATACGTTGGGTGGCTTTGGATTGCACCGATATCGACGAAGCGATGCAAAGGTTCAGAACAAAAACGCAGCAATAAAGTTTGAAAATATGCACGACACTTGA